In Leishmania mexicana MHOM/GT/2001/U1103 complete genome, chromosome 34, one DNA window encodes the following:
- a CDS encoding putative protein kinase produces MTTTTLSSPQLPSLGNQESAWTRRIRKSDVYPSSLEATRARVEALRGRWRDGEAANIVPITRAVCTPLYLRLEVDESLALELLGPSWEYEPYSAPMGERDAALCVLSVAQLLSRLHAVGVVHGHLQGGVVRHHTGDALRIVVMECELPMTALVPYGGVGSEARQCAAPEILRGDPYAGAADVWGLGVLLIQLLLGSAKSVCTSDLENSDLLSPFISSLGPSAASFVLPCLKSDPHARPLLLEVLQHPFLASALPGHGNEVGDEQRSDCSSEDSNTSEGEEGEDSDTDST; encoded by the coding sequence atgacgacgacgacgttgtCTTCGCCGCAGCTTCCATCGTTGGGCAACCAAGAAAGCGCCTGGACGCGGCGCATCCGAAAATCGGATGTCTACCCCTCTTCACTAGAGGCCACCCGCGCACGGGTCGAGGCCCTGCGCGGTCGATGGCGCGATGGCGAGGCGGCAAATATCGTCCCCATCACGCGGGCCGTGTGCACCCCGCTTTACCTGCGTTTGGAGGTGGATGAATCGCTGGCCCTAGAGCTGCTGGGGCCGTCGTGGGAGTACGAACCGTACAGCGCGCCGATGGGCGAACGTGACGCCGCCCTCTGTGTGTTGTCGGTTGCCCAGCTCCTGTCACGACTTCACGCAGTAGGCGTGGTGCATGGACACCTGCAGGGAGGAGTAGTGCGGCACCACACAGGGGATGCACTACGTATCGTTGTTATGGAGTGCGAACTGCCCATGACCGCCCTCGTTCCCTATGGAGGGGTAGGGAGTGAGGCGCGGcagtgcgccgcgccggagATTCTGCGAGGAGACCCCTACGCTGGGGCGGCCGACGTTTGGGGACTGGGTGTCCTCCTCATCCAACTGCTCCTGGGGTCGGCGAAGTCGGTGTGCACGTCTGACCTCGAAAACTCTGATCTCTTGTCGCCGTTCATCTCCTCGTTGGGCCCAAGCGCTGCGAGTTTTGTGTTGCCGTGCTTGAAGAGTGACCCGCACGCTCGCCCGCTTCTGCttgaggtgctgcagcatcCATTTCTagcgtcggcgctgccgggcCATGGAAACGAAGTCGGAGACGAGCAGAGaagcgactgcagcagcgaggacAGCAACACCAGTGAaggcgaggaaggggaggatAGCGATACCGACTCT